In Bacillus sp. S3, the sequence CGACCAAGGTCTCAGTAACCGCAGTATTGCGTCTAGTTGCGGTTGTTCTCGCAATACTGTTAATAATGTGATAAAAAGGGCTGATGAATTACAGGTTTCCTGGCCGCTTAAGGGTGACTTCACTGACACTGACCTTCAGAATGTACTCTATCCGGAAAAAGGTAAGTCGGATTTGAGGAAGCAGCCTGACTGTGAGCACATCCACAAAGAAATGGCCAAAAGTGGTGTTACTCTTTCCCTGTTATGGCATGAGTATTCTGAAGCATGTAGGCAACGGAGGGAAATTCCCTATAGTTACCGCCAGTTTTGCCGCTTCTATCATAATTATGCGACCGTATCCAAGGCAACGATGCGGATTAAGAGGAAGCCAGGAGAAATCATGGAGGTCGATTGGGCCGGCCAAACTGCATTTCTAAAGGATTCCCTTACAGGCGAATCCATTCCTGCGTATGTATTTATAGCTGCACTTCCGTGCAGTCAATATTCTTATGTGGAAGCCTTTGTGTCCATGGACACCGCCAGTTGGATTACCGCTCACCTCCACGCTTTTGACTTTTTCGGTGGAGTTACCCAAATGATTGTCCCTGATAATTTAAAAACAGGGGTTGTTAAAGCATCTTCTACGGATCCAGTCATTAACCGAACATATCAGGAGATGGCGGAACATTATCATACAGCTATCATGCCTGCGAGGGTAAGGCAACCAAAGGACAAAGCGAATGTGGAACGGACTGTGGGGATTATTTCAACCTGGATTATCGCTTCCCTACGGAATGAAACATTCTTTACCCTAAATGAATTGAACAAGGCAATCAAGGAAAAATTGGCTGAGTTCAACCAGAAGGATTTTCAAAAGAAAAGCGGAAGCAGGCAAACTGCCTTCATGGAGGAAGAGAAGTTCGCGCTCCTTCCGTTACCTGGTTCTCCGTACGAGTTGGCAACTTGGAAGAAGGCAACCGTACAATATGATTATCACATAATAGTGGATAAAATGTATTACTCGGTTCCCTATGAATTTATCAAATACGAGGTCGATGTAAGGATAACCCGAAAAATCATAGAAATATTTTATAAGAATTTCAGAATTGCATCCCATATGAGGCTAGAGGGAAAGGATGGGCAGCTCTCTACTATTCCGGAACATATGCCGATTCAGCACAAGCAGTATCTTGATTTCAATCGGGACTATTTCTTGAAATGGGCTGAAGCAGTTGGTCCCAATTCATTGGCGATGGTTAATGCACTTTTAAATTCCTATAAGGTAGAAAAACAGGCATTGAAGTCATGCATGGGGCTGACCAAACTGGCCGATCAATATTCCATTGAACGTCTAGAATCTGCTTGTAAACGGGCATTCTCATATTCGCCAAGGCCTAATCTTAATAGTATTAAAACCATTTTAAAGACCGGACAGGATAAATTGAATACTTCTGCCACTCGAACTACTGATGTTGATAAAGTCGACCAAGACTTTACGCATGGTTTTGTAAGAGGCGCAGCCTACTATGGGAGGAAAGATAAATGACAACCGAAAGCACATTAACCAAATTACACGAAATGCGTTTAAGTGCAATGGCAGAACAATTCCATGAACAACTGCGGAATGAACAGTTCAACGAGCTCCCCTTCGAAGACAGATTCGCTTTGATTGTCGACATCGAATGGTCACGCCGCAAAAACAATAAGCTAGATCGGATCATCAAGGGGGCTAACTTCCGTTATCCCCAAGCCTGCATAGAAGATATTGAGTACCACGCAGACCGGAGGCTCGATAAGACTCAAATCCTTAGGCTTGCATCTGGTGATTATATTCAGGGGAAACACAATTTAATCATCAAAGGTGCATCAGGGAACGGCAAGTCCTATCTTGCCTGCGCGTTTGGAATTGCCGCATGTCGCCAGTTTTACACAGTTAAATATGTCCGTCTTCCCGATTTACTTGAGGAACTGGCTATTGCTCGAGGCGAGGGAAACTATAAGAAAGTAATGAAGGCATATAAGAAAGCGGATCTGCTTATTTTGGATGAATGGCTACTTACTTCCCTTAGGGAAAATGAGGCGCGTGACCTTTTGGAAATAGTAGAATCGCGCCATCAGGTCGCCTCTACTATTTTCTGTTCTCAATTCGATATTCAAGGATGGTATGAAAAGATTGGAGAGGGTACCCTCGCAGATGCCATTCTCGATAGGATTATCCATGATTCATATAATATATTCATAGATGGGGAAACGTCTATGAGGGAAAGACATGGAATAAAAGAATAGACTTCTGACACCACTACCGCAAGGTAGGTTGGGATTCTTTAAAAAAATCCCCCTACCAGTTTAGTTAGGTAGGGGGAATTAAAAATATTGGATAATTATATTTCTCTTAGTGACCGGTTCTCCAGCCTCTAATTCTTTAATTCTATGCCTTAACTCATCTATCTCTTCTAACAGCTGCGCATTTTTAGTTTTCTCATCTATTCCTCTTTCATAAACGGTACCACTTCATCAATAATCCTCTGTTTCGTTTAATGTATTATATCCGGAATTGGTAAGTTGGGCAAAAGGTCATGGCACTCAAGATGGCAAGAGTGGCACTCAATTTTGTCACAGGCGGCACTAAAATTTGGCACTAGTGGCACTTTTTAATGGCAATATACATTCCAGAAGATAAGGATGTAAAACGTATATTTAATAAGACTTATAGACAACATTTAATTACCGTTCCATCATGTGATGAACATAACTTACGTAAATCAAATTTAGATGAATATTTAATGGTAACTTTGTCGGGTAAAGTTGGGAATAATGGTTTAGCTTATGTGCAAACACTAACTAAAATTGAAAGAAGTAGAAAGCGGAATAGTAAATTACTAGATATTGAAAGTGGTGAAATTATAAAACTCAAAGATAAGGAATTCCCTGTATTATGGATAAATGTTGATACTCAAAAGTTAAATTACTCATTTGAATCTATAGCACGAGGACTGTATTACCACGAGAATAACAAATCATTTATTGGTGAGATTACAATTGTTTCAAAATTATTTAATCACCCAGATGATCCAGAGGGTACAGAATTTAATATAAGAGCATCTAAAATGATTGAAAGTGAAAGAATGCATTGGAATACTGAAGTAAAAGGGGGAAATAAGGAGGTTTTTTCATATCAGTTTAGTCCAATTGATGATTTTAAAACTCAAACACTTGCTTTAAATTTTTTTGAAGGCATTGATGTCTATATTATTTTAAATGATTTAAATGAAAAAGATTTCAAAGAAGCGAAGTTGAAATTATCTTTTCTAAATAAAGTATTTTTTGGAGATTTACAATTAAAATACGAACCATAGAGATATTAGTTACTTAATCTGTAGCTTAATGTAAACGATAAACTAGAATCAACAGTATTCCACAAATAAGGATGGTTCTTACGTCATTTTGGTGAATGTTTGTAGCCCTAAGTAAAAGTGTTACCTTCGGTAAAAAAATGTTATATTAATCAAGTTTTAACCCTGGAAACGTAAGCGATTTAACAACACCGTTGGTTCTTACGTCTTTTTGGTGAATGTTTGTAGCCCTAAGTAAAAGTGTTACCTTCGGTAAAAAAATGTTATATTAATCAAGTTTTAACCCTGGAAACGTAAGCGATTTAACAACACCGTTATACCTGCACGTCCATACATCATCCGTTTGATATTTTTCAACTTATTTATGGTTCCTTCAGTTTTCCCGTTTGACCAAGGTAATGTTATAGCGTAATAAACAGCCTTAATGTCACCTCTGATGCCATTAAGGAAGGTTTGGAAATAAGTAAATGGTGAGTGCTTATGTTCAATCAGCCATTTTCTAAGGCCGGATGAATGTTTTTCCTCAAAAAGGCTCCTAAAGGATTGAATGAATTCGCTAATTTCCATTAACGATGGGAACGTTTTTAGAAGGTTGGGATACAAGGATTTAAATGCTTTCTTATGGTTCTGTACGTCCTTATCCCAAAGGATCCGGATGATTGCCTGTTGAAGATTCAGTGTCTGTGGCTTTTTATTTCGGATATCCCGGCGTTCGTCCGCAATCATGTAATTTAGTGTGTTGCGATGTCCACCAAACCCTGCTTTCCTGCACGCAGCCTCTATCTCATCACCCTTTGATCCATCTGCGATCATGTTACGGATAAGGGGAAGATATCGGTCATATAAAGAAGTTCGTTTAAGGGACGGTTTCGATGTCGTAGCTAAATCCTTATAAACGGTATTACGGGAAATACCTAGCTGCTTTGCGATCGCTGTGATGCTCTTGCCTTCTTTCTGAAGGCGCCGGGCATTTTGAATTCTCTTCCAAACGTTTTCTTCGTGTTCCACCAAAGGCTGGAGCCGTTTTGGCAAAGGGCGTGATGAACTGCATTGTTGGACATTTGAGTCTTGACCAGTCGGTTTCCATCTTGGCGGCACAATAGACTTAATCGTCTTCTTAACTGCGTCAAAAAGATGCTGGAGGATATGCCAACGATCACCAACTTGCTTGATTTTTGGTGACGCTTCCTCTGCCGCATTTTTATATGCATGGGCACGATCTCTTGTAATCAGTTGAATTTCAGGATGTTTGATGAGCCAGCTCCTTACTGACTCTTTGTCTCGGTTTGGTAAAAAATCAAGGATATCACCTGTTTGTAGGTCTATGAAGATCGTGCCATACCGTTTTCTTTTCTTAAAAGCAAAATCATCAATGCCCACGAAAGGGACACTCCCTTGGCTGAACCGGTTCTTCCTTTTTAATCCGGTACAGAATGGCATCATGGCTTATCGAAATGCGCATTTTTCGGCAGATTTTTTCAGCGGCCAGGCAATTATTAGTGAATCCCACATGACGAATCAGGTTTTCCAGCCTGTTTGTTTTTCTGGCGGAAGGGCTTAACCAGTTCAAACGTTCGGTGAATACTTTAACCTTACAGTCTTTGTTACCACAAAACCATTTGTGCAATAGAACGGTTATATGAACCGAATGACCTGAGACCGGAAGGTCATCGACTTTCCTAGCATATTGGCTGTGCTGTCGAGACGATACATGTTTGCATTCTGGGCATTGTGCATGTTTTGAACATATCTTTAACACGGCATACATTGCATCCGGTTCCATTATGGTATAAAGGACTTCAACGTTTTGGTCGAACTTGAAAAGTTCATTGAAGTTTGAAATGACCATTGTAACCACCGCCCTTTGAGTATTAGTATTGCTATACCCGAAAAGCAGTAAAAAATGCTTTCACCATGTTTGCGTAAGAACCAATCTTATTTACTAAAAACTGTTGATTTCTACTTGACGGTTACACTTAATTGGTTAAGAAAATATTCGATCATCAGATTAAAGCTAAGATATTCATAATTGAGCAAGATGTTATCCCTCCTCCTCCTCTGTATATTCCTCTTACTTTACAATACATATTGGAAGCATTATTGTAAGACATATAAAAGAAAGAAAATAGTATACTTCATTGGCGAAGGTGGGGCAGTTAGGCTTATTTAAGGAAGCAAATATAATTATTCTCTGATTTTCCACAAACAGGCGCGATGTTTTAGAATTTTTTATAGAAAATTAAAAAGGTAAACACTGCTACATCAATATGTCTGCCATCACCACTCAAGCCACGTCGAGTGCGTCTCGCAGCTCATTTTTCAATAATGTAATAATAATGCCCAGTCTTAGGACTGGGCTGTTTGAATTTGAAAAAGAGATATTTATTAGTTTTAAATTGGAAGGTGCCTGGCACTTTTTTTCTTGGAACGGACCCCAATGTCGCTAACTCTCCTAAAACCTGGCGGCATGGCCGTGCAACATTCCCGAAGAGCTTCCGTGTCAAATTGACTATCATTCTACCTATTATAATGCATATTCCAAATTAGCTAGGATCCTACTTTTTATAATTAGTTTAAATCAACTACAACAAAAGTATAGAAAATCCAATAAATTTAGAAGAATTATGAATGTCTCGCCATCCCAATTGGTGAGTTGTATTACCATAAAATAGCATCTAGGCTTTAATAACTAATATTTATAAAATTTAAATAATTCGAACTATTCATGTAAATATATATTTATTTATTTATAATAAAACCGACTGATAATAATAGGGGGTAGCAAATGTTGAAGAAGAAGTTTATTGTTCCTGCAGTTCTGTCGTCGGCGTTGTTGGTAGGTTCTATTCCAGCTAGTAATGTATTTGCGAAGCCGGTTGATTCGAAGGTGGTTAATAGTGTACAAGCATCTAAGGAATGGAATGAGAAGGCAAGCGTCCCATTATTTGTAAAGGAGCGATTTGCCGAGAAATTCTCTTCTAGCAATCCAGCCAATGCAGTAAATTATTTACAGAAAAACGAAGGTAAAACCGGAATTAAAAATCCGGGTAAAAATCTAAAAATAAAAGATACGCAAACAGATGAATTGGGTATGACTCATGTCCGCTTTAATCAGTCAATTAATGGAGTTAATGTAGAAGGGTCCGAAGTTATTGTTCATTTTAATAGGGATAATGAAGTCGTATCCGTCAACGGAAGAGTAAATCAGACGATTGCCGATGATGCAGTGGACACGACTGCCTCTTTAAGTAGTGATGCTGCACTAAAGGCGGCATTATCCTCTGTCAATGCTCCCGAAGAGCTGACATATGAGCCAACTTCCGAGCTTGTTGTCTACCCATTTGAAGGGGAAAATCATACGGCTTATAAAGTGAATGTTAACTTTATGGGTGATGAACCTGGAAACTGGTTTGTCTTTGTGGATGCAAAAACGGGAGAAGTCGTCGATAAGTATAATGGCTTAATGCATGCGGATGAAATGAAAACACAAAAAGGTGCTGGGAAAGGGGTACATGGCGCTCACAGGGAATTACATATTACCCAAGTGAAGGAACCGAATTCTGGGACTAAGTTTGCGTTGGCTGATTATTCTCATGAGGGTCTTAAAGGCATTATCACGTATGATGCTAAAAATGATAATACTTCCAGTAACGATACTATATATGTTGGAAATTCTGCTGCATTTATTGGCGACTATGATCGGGCTCTAGTCGATGCACACTATAATTCAGAAAAGGTATATGACTATTACCTTAATGAGCATGGTCGCAATTCCCTTGACGGTAAAGGGATGGCCATCATCTCTAGAGTCCATTATGGAACCAATTATAACAATGCCTCTTGGAATGGGCGTTGGATGACCTATGGTGATGGTGACGGTGAGTTCATGATTTCTTTATCAGCCGGCCTAGACGTTGCTGCCCACGAAATGACTCATGGCGTCATCACTAATACAGCAAATTTAGTATACCAAAATCAATCTGGAGCACTAAACGAATCATTCGCTGACATCTTTGGCGCACTCGTTGACGATGATGATTGGGAAATGGGCGAGGATATTATGGCGCCTGCTGAAAAAGCTAAGGGTAATGGAGTATTGCGCAGTTTAAGAGATCCACATAGTGTTATTGTACAAAACGCACAAAGAAGGGCATATAGCACAAATGGCGGCGTCTATCCGAAACATATGGATGAATTTTATCATATGCCAACTTCAGTTGATGGCGGAGGTGTCCATGTTAACTCTTCGATTACAAACCATGCCGCATACTTGATTGCACAAGATATCGGCAGGGAAAAGTTAGGAAAAATTTTCTACCGTGCTTTATCTGTTTATTTAACGCCAAATTCCAATTTTAGCGACGCGCGTAAGGCGGCTGTTCAGTCTGCAATCGATCTTTATGGTGAAGGCAGCGCGGAAGTGGCTGCAACTAATTCCGGATTTGATGCGGTGGGAATCTACTAATTAAATAATTGAATCTGCCCGCAGGAATCAATATTTTTATGGATTTTAGAATAATATTGAAGTGCGTTTTATGTTCCCCAGACTAAGAGTTTGGGGGATTTTTTGTTATGGTCTCCACCAGCATCCCATGTGTAGCCACATATACACTGGACATGTGGAGTGCGTGTCGCAACTCATTATTAATAAATAGAAAAACTGTAGCCCTTTCGTGTAAAGGGCTTTATGCATTTTAAAGAGATATCTGATTTATTTATACTTTATCTAAGATTAAACCAACTCTGATTGTCGGGATTAGCCGTGTTTAAAGCCAATATAAGTATTGAATACATACCAAATTAATGCTGCATGCAGTTTTTCAGATCAGACAATCATGAAAGTTTGCAATTTCATGATTGTCTGACCCTTTTTTACGTTGTCAATTATAATCCAAACATGTTAAGACTGTAGTAATGGTGAAGCGAAAATGGGTAAACTATGAAATGAATGTTTTTATTATCAAGTAATGGGTTTAGTTCTGACGGTATCGTTGAACGATTCATTGAAAAGTATTAATGCATAGAAAGGATAGTAAAATGTCAGGAATAAAAGATGAAATCATTTTAAGAGGACTTAAAGAAAATAATTTAAAAAATGTAGATTTAAACATACCAAAAGAAAAAATCATTGTATTTACTGGTCTTTCAGGCTCAGGAAAGAGCTCAGTGGTTTTTGATACATTAGCAACAGAGAGTAGAAGACAAATGACTTTGAACTATCCTCTCTATGTCAGAAATCAAATGCCAAGGTACGAACGACCCCACGCCGATCTTATGCAAAACTTAAGCCCGGTTGTAGTAGTAGAACAAAGACCTATAGGAGGCAATTCCCGTTCAACAGTGGGCACCTATATGGATATTGATCCATTAATTAGACTTTTGTTCTCGAGAGTAGGAAGTCCACCGATCGGTTCTGCCACTGATTTTTCAAGTCAAAGTTCTTTTGGCAGATGTCCTGAATGCAGCGGATATGGGGAAGTCATTGCACCAGACCTTGATAAGATGATCGATTACGATAAGTCACTTCGAGAATATGCAGTGAAATTTAAACCATTATCGCCTTCAGGTTGGCAAGGTCATTGGATGATGACCTGCGGATTATTCGATCCAGATAAACCGATAAAGGACTACTCAGAAGAAGAACTCCACCTGTTCTTATATGGTCCCCGAGAAGGTGAAAGAGCCTATGCGCCGTTTCACACAAAAAATGGACCCCATAATGCAGAGTGGGATGGGTTATTACCTAGATTTACGCGTGTTTATATAAATAGAGACATCTCAAAACTAAAACAAGTTTCCCAAGATGATGTCTTAGCAGTGTCAACACATTCATTATGCCCAACATGTAAAGGCTCAGGCTTAAACCCCAAGGTATTAGAGTGCAAAATAAATGGCCTAAATATCGCAGAATACGACCAATTGGAGCTGCCAGAAATTCTAGAAGAACTAAAGAATATAAAAGATCCTATGGGGAAATCGATAGCACAACAGGCGATCCCGTATGTAAAACAACTAGTCGACATGGGACTGGGATATTTGAGTCTGTCAAGAAAAATGGGCACCCTGTCCGGCGGTGAAGCTCAAAGGGTAAAAATCGCTCGTCATTTAGGAAGCAGTCTAAATAATATCACCTATATTTTTGATGAACCAAGTGCGGGACTCCATCCAGAAGAAGTGGATATGTTAATTATTATGCTAAAAAGAATAAAAGACCAACATAATACCGTAATCGTAATCGAACATGATCTATCAGTAATAAAAGCTGCGGATGAAATAATTGAGATGGGACCAGGAGCAGGTGTAAATGGAGGAAAAGTTGTCTATCAAGGAAAATTAGAAGGACTAAAAAACTCTCCCACCGGAACAGCCTTAAAGCACCAGCTAAAAGTAAATAAAAACCCAAGGGAAATAAAAGGTTATTTTACAATAAGAAGAGCAGGTAACAATAACTTAAAAAATATAAGCGTCAATATTCCTAAAAATGTCTTAGTCTCTGTATGCGGAGTATCTGGTTCAGGTAAAAGCTCCTTAATATTGGAGGCCTTCACGAAAAAGTATCCAGAATCCATTACGGTAGGACATGGCGGTATAGGAATTTCCAATCGTTCAACTATGGCTACCTATATGGGAATAATGGATGATATTCGCGCAATATTTTCAAAAGCAACAGGACAACCGGCAGGATTGTTTAGCTTTAACTCCTTAGGAGCATGTCCGGTCTGCAAAGGAAAAGGTGTCCTAACGCCAGAAGTAGCATTTGCAGATCCAGTGACGATCCCTTGTGAGGCATGTGGCGGTACGAGATACTCAGACGAAGCGCTTAAGTTTAGCTATCAAGATAAAAATATAGTTGAAATTTTAGATTTAACAATAGACGAGGCTATAAATTATTTTAAAGCACCAAAAATCATAAAAAGAGTGCACACGCTAAAAGATGTGGGATTAGGTTATTTGACCTTAGGGCAGACGACAAGTTCCCTAAGCGGCGGAGAAATTCAACGTCTTAAACTGGCAAGCCACTTACAAAAAGAGGGCCAAATCTATCTGTTAGACGAGCCATCCTCAGGACTGCACTCAGAAGATAATGAAAAACTCTTAGATGTATTTCAAAATCTTGTAAACAGAGGTAATTCCGTTATAATAATTGAACACAAACTAGACCTGATAGCGACGAGCGACTGGGTAATAGAATTGGGTCCAGGAGGAGGAAAACAAGGCGGACAAATTATATTCGAAGGAACACCGGAAGAGATGTTAAATGCAGAAACATTGACGGCGAGATGGTTAAAGGATGGAGTTAGAAGACATTCGGAACGGGGCGTATGGTCGGCCAATATCTAAATCTTACTACCTAGAACGAATTCTCAAGGAAGAATTTCGTTCTTTTATCATTTAGCAAATGTAACTCGAGAAGATATCGACTCAATCACTTATACCATAAATAAAGGCTTGTTCGTAGATGATGACATTATAATCCGCGTAAATGTAAAATATACAGATGGAAACTCTGAACAACAAGATATTGTTGTAACTCAAGAATCAAATTCCATTTTACTCAAGCTTAAATAAAATAATTGAAGAGATAATACTGCAAAATAAAGAACCAGTAGGAACAAAGTTAACTAAGATCGACAGAGAAAATCAATGGTCACCTAACAACTACGGCGCCTTTATTTCATTGGTACTTCAAGGGGTTGAAGAGAATAAAACTTTATTTTACATCACGGTAAAATATTTTGTCAACAATAAATTTGTAATAATTTATAAAAAATGTTATAATTGTCTTACAATTGTTTTTTTATGATATTCCGTATCCCGTATTCTGATGTATTTTTTGCAGTTAGAATGATGGATACGTTTTTTAATATCCTTTTTTAAACAAAGAAGAATTCAAACAGTTGTGTAAGCTTTAAAGGTAAGTTAGTTGAATAAAATTATCAATTTACTATCTAACAGTAACTTAGTTTTTATTCTACAAGGAGGCCTATAATATTGAATCTAATCAATAAGAAAGTTACACACAAGCGTTTTGGCACGGGGAGTATAGTTAAGCATAATGATTCTATTATTGAAATACATTTCGCATCGGAAAATAAAAAGTTTGTTTTCCCCGATGTATTTGGAAAGCACATAACGCTGCTTGATAAAAGTGCTGCTAATTTACTCGAAAAAATTATACAAAAAAAGGAAAGTGAAAGAAGAGAGGAAGAATGGAAGAAGGAAGAGGAAAAAAAACTACAACGGAAAAACCAGGAACTTCGCTTGGAACATGAAAAACTTATGAAAAACCATAAACTACATCCCGAATCACAAATGGTTTTTTGGTGTGACACAGAAGAACGGAATCGTTCTTTTTCAGAGTGGAAGGTTTTTTCAGGTGTAATAAAAAGTGGTAATAACAAGGGGAAGCCAAACAAACCCATCCGCTTACACCAAAATAGCGCTGTCCTGTTAACAGCTATAGATCCTGGCATGCCTGAAAAAGACAGACGTATCTTAGGTGTCTATATGGTGAATGAAGATTTTATCGGTAAACTTTGTGAAGATGGATATATCCCTGCTCATTCAATATACAGACTCCAACTTTCAGAGCAGGAATCTAATCAGATGCTTTTCTGGGAATATTATGTAAATGAGAAGTTCCCACAAAAAATGACATGGAATACAGGTAAATACCGATATTTTGAAAATTCATGGTTGGCTCAAATTTTGCTTGATATCGTTTCGTTGAAAAGTGACCCAAAAGAACGAGAGCAGGCACAACAATTTTTTAAACATTTCTGTAAAATGAATCAGATAACAGATCAAGAGTTACCAAAACCTAATGGCGCATTATTGCGTATTTAGTTGTTAGCCCAAAGCTTTTTTAGCAGGAAGTTTGATTAGTGTTTGCTGTTTATTCCTGCTGTAGAATAATTAGGATGATTCTTTATCGTGGAAGGAGTCTTCTAAGTATCAGGGATAAATAGCTGAACAGTGATTGAAAACTTACCAGCATCTCATATTGTATGGCCACATACACTCTAGTCACGTTAAGTGCGTGTTGCAACTCATTTTAAAAGAAGGCAACTAACCATTAGTTGCCTTCTTTGTCTTAAGAATCATTAACTCTTTGAAAAGAAAGAGCCATCTGTTCCTAAAAAGTTATACTTTTAGGACTTCCCTCAATAAACAACAACCGGATCATAGGTGCTGAGATTGTCATATACAGTTTTCATAATACTTGGAGGTGTGTTGACACAGCCATGCGATCCTGCACTAAGATAGGCATTACTTGCCCAATTGCCCCGCCAGCTGGCATCGTGGAACCCCTGACCGTCATTTGTAAAAGGAGCCCAATAGTTTACATCTACCTGATAAGTGATTTTTCCGTTTTCTCTGCCCGTTAGGACGGAAGGCGTTTGCTTATAGAGGATATACCACACACCCGGTGATGTATCATGACCAGTGCTGTGATTCCCGGTAACAACATTCGTAGTGACGACTAATTTTCCATTTTTGTATATCCAAATTCGCTGCTCTGCAATGGAGACTTCAGCGTACGTATCGCCAATACCATTGTTTACGATTGTGTCATATCCGTAGCCTTCAC encodes:
- the istA gene encoding IS21 family transposase: MIKYREILRLNDQGLSNRSIASSCGCSRNTVNNVIKRADELQVSWPLKGDFTDTDLQNVLYPEKGKSDLRKQPDCEHIHKEMAKSGVTLSLLWHEYSEACRQRREIPYSYRQFCRFYHNYATVSKATMRIKRKPGEIMEVDWAGQTAFLKDSLTGESIPAYVFIAALPCSQYSYVEAFVSMDTASWITAHLHAFDFFGGVTQMIVPDNLKTGVVKASSTDPVINRTYQEMAEHYHTAIMPARVRQPKDKANVERTVGIISTWIIASLRNETFFTLNELNKAIKEKLAEFNQKDFQKKSGSRQTAFMEEEKFALLPLPGSPYELATWKKATVQYDYHIIVDKMYYSVPYEFIKYEVDVRITRKIIEIFYKNFRIASHMRLEGKDGQLSTIPEHMPIQHKQYLDFNRDYFLKWAEAVGPNSLAMVNALLNSYKVEKQALKSCMGLTKLADQYSIERLESACKRAFSYSPRPNLNSIKTILKTGQDKLNTSATRTTDVDKVDQDFTHGFVRGAAYYGRKDK
- the istB gene encoding IS21-like element helper ATPase IstB, whose amino-acid sequence is MTTESTLTKLHEMRLSAMAEQFHEQLRNEQFNELPFEDRFALIVDIEWSRRKNNKLDRIIKGANFRYPQACIEDIEYHADRRLDKTQILRLASGDYIQGKHNLIIKGASGNGKSYLACAFGIAACRQFYTVKYVRLPDLLEELAIARGEGNYKKVMKAYKKADLLILDEWLLTSLRENEARDLLEIVESRHQVASTIFCSQFDIQGWYEKIGEGTLADAILDRIIHDSYNIFIDGETSMRERHGIKE
- a CDS encoding ISL3 family transposase, which produces MGIDDFAFKKRKRYGTIFIDLQTGDILDFLPNRDKESVRSWLIKHPEIQLITRDRAHAYKNAAEEASPKIKQVGDRWHILQHLFDAVKKTIKSIVPPRWKPTGQDSNVQQCSSSRPLPKRLQPLVEHEENVWKRIQNARRLQKEGKSITAIAKQLGISRNTVYKDLATTSKPSLKRTSLYDRYLPLIRNMIADGSKGDEIEAACRKAGFGGHRNTLNYMIADERRDIRNKKPQTLNLQQAIIRILWDKDVQNHKKAFKSLYPNLLKTFPSLMEISEFIQSFRSLFEEKHSSGLRKWLIEHKHSPFTYFQTFLNGIRGDIKAVYYAITLPWSNGKTEGTINKLKNIKRMMYGRAGITVLLNRLRFQG
- a CDS encoding transposase family protein; amino-acid sequence: MVISNFNELFKFDQNVEVLYTIMEPDAMYAVLKICSKHAQCPECKHVSSRQHSQYARKVDDLPVSGHSVHITVLLHKWFCGNKDCKVKVFTERLNWLSPSARKTNRLENLIRHVGFTNNCLAAEKICRKMRISISHDAILYRIKKEEPVQPRECPFRGH
- a CDS encoding M4 family metallopeptidase, giving the protein MLKKKFIVPAVLSSALLVGSIPASNVFAKPVDSKVVNSVQASKEWNEKASVPLFVKERFAEKFSSSNPANAVNYLQKNEGKTGIKNPGKNLKIKDTQTDELGMTHVRFNQSINGVNVEGSEVIVHFNRDNEVVSVNGRVNQTIADDAVDTTASLSSDAALKAALSSVNAPEELTYEPTSELVVYPFEGENHTAYKVNVNFMGDEPGNWFVFVDAKTGEVVDKYNGLMHADEMKTQKGAGKGVHGAHRELHITQVKEPNSGTKFALADYSHEGLKGIITYDAKNDNTSSNDTIYVGNSAAFIGDYDRALVDAHYNSEKVYDYYLNEHGRNSLDGKGMAIISRVHYGTNYNNASWNGRWMTYGDGDGEFMISLSAGLDVAAHEMTHGVITNTANLVYQNQSGALNESFADIFGALVDDDDWEMGEDIMAPAEKAKGNGVLRSLRDPHSVIVQNAQRRAYSTNGGVYPKHMDEFYHMPTSVDGGGVHVNSSITNHAAYLIAQDIGREKLGKIFYRALSVYLTPNSNFSDARKAAVQSAIDLYGEGSAEVAATNSGFDAVGIY
- a CDS encoding ATP-binding cassette domain-containing protein — encoded protein: MSGIKDEIILRGLKENNLKNVDLNIPKEKIIVFTGLSGSGKSSVVFDTLATESRRQMTLNYPLYVRNQMPRYERPHADLMQNLSPVVVVEQRPIGGNSRSTVGTYMDIDPLIRLLFSRVGSPPIGSATDFSSQSSFGRCPECSGYGEVIAPDLDKMIDYDKSLREYAVKFKPLSPSGWQGHWMMTCGLFDPDKPIKDYSEEELHLFLYGPREGERAYAPFHTKNGPHNAEWDGLLPRFTRVYINRDISKLKQVSQDDVLAVSTHSLCPTCKGSGLNPKVLECKINGLNIAEYDQLELPEILEELKNIKDPMGKSIAQQAIPYVKQLVDMGLGYLSLSRKMGTLSGGEAQRVKIARHLGSSLNNITYIFDEPSAGLHPEEVDMLIIMLKRIKDQHNTVIVIEHDLSVIKAADEIIEMGPGAGVNGGKVVYQGKLEGLKNSPTGTALKHQLKVNKNPREIKGYFTIRRAGNNNLKNISVNIPKNVLVSVCGVSGSGKSSLILEAFTKKYPESITVGHGGIGISNRSTMATYMGIMDDIRAIFSKATGQPAGLFSFNSLGACPVCKGKGVLTPEVAFADPVTIPCEACGGTRYSDEALKFSYQDKNIVEILDLTIDEAINYFKAPKIIKRVHTLKDVGLGYLTLGQTTSSLSGGEIQRLKLASHLQKEGQIYLLDEPSSGLHSEDNEKLLDVFQNLVNRGNSVIIIEHKLDLIATSDWVIELGPGGGKQGGQIIFEGTPEEMLNAETLTARWLKDGVRRHSERGVWSANI